Proteins from a genomic interval of Lycium ferocissimum isolate CSIRO_LF1 chromosome 2, AGI_CSIRO_Lferr_CH_V1, whole genome shotgun sequence:
- the LOC132047674 gene encoding uncharacterized protein LOC132047674: MVKVLSSSSSSSWLFSAIYASNALSNRMDLWDNLVNIAKNYNGKWFIGGDFNEVLQARDKSGGNGINNKRVNLFWNCLNQCNLVDLGEVFDNCYMPPEMNSTLLCSIPKCTNGIMMKNFRPIGLCNTACKLVTKIIVNRIKPSLPEIIRPNQSSFLSNRRASDNAIVQEYISHFKKMKGKNPNMILKIDLEKAFDSPSRGIRHGDPMSPYLFILCMERPSRAIDKDVDSKIWYPSK, translated from the exons ATGGTTAAGGtattgtcttcttcttcttcttcttcttggctcTTCTCAGCAATCTATGCTAGTAACGCCCTCTCTAATAGAATGGATCTGTGGGATAACCTTGTTAATATTGCCAAGAACTATAATGGTAAATGGTTTATTGGTGGTGActttaatgaagtgttacaaGCTAGGGATAAATCTGGTGGAAACGGCATAAACAACAAAAGGGTTAATTTATTTTGGAATTGTCTGAACCAATGTAATCTTGTTGACCTAGG AGAAGTGTTTGATAACTGCTACATGCCTCCTGAGATGAACTCTACTCTCTTATGCTCGATCCCCAAATGTACCAATGGCATAATGATGAAAAATTTCAGACCAATAGGACTCTGCAACACAGCGTGCAAATTGGTTACAAAAATCATTGTTAACAGGATCAAACCCTCTCTCCCTGAGATCATAAGACCTAATCAATCCAGCTTCCTAAGTAACAGAAGGGCATCAGACAATGCCATTGTTCAAGAATACATCTCCCACTTTAAAAAGATGAAAGGAAAAAACCCCAACATGATCCTCAAAATCGACCTAGAAAAAGCTTTTGACAG tCCATCAAGAGGGATCAGACATGGTGACCCCATGTCACCTTATCTCTTCATTCTCTGCATGGAAAGACCCTCTAGAGCCATTGATAAAGATGTTGACTCTAAGATATGGTATCCATCAAAATAA
- the LOC132041692 gene encoding probable choline kinase 2 isoform X2, translating to MENSNSDVIPEEAKLKLKKLASEWDDIVDPNALNVIRLKGAMTNMVYQIKWPSRNPVQQRSRKVLVRIYGKGVDVFFDRQNEIRIFEFMSKQGQGPRLLGRFQNGRIEEFIRARTLSAPDLRDPEISSLIAAKMREFHELDMPGPKTVILWDRLQNWLNVAKGLASAEEAKDFRLDLLQDEIQSLEKNLAGNNLSTGCCHNDLQYGNIMMDEETRSITFIDYEYAGYNHVAFDIANHFCEMVADYHTETPHIMDFSKYPGLEERKRFLSAYLSSSGSSPSEQELEKLAQEVEKYTLATHLFWGLWGIISHHVNKIDFDYLEYARQRFKPYWSKKPELLGSSGSKRG from the exons ATGGAAAATTCAAATTCAGATGTGATACCTGAAGAAgcaaagttgaaattaaagaaattaGCATCAGAATGGGACGATATAGTAGATCCAAATGCATTAAATGTTATCAGATTAAAAGGTGCTATGACTAACATGGTGTATCAAATCAAATGGCCAAGTAGGAATCCAGTACAACAGCGGTCTAGGAAAGTGTTGGTGAGGATCTATGGGAAAGGTGTTGATGTGTTCTTTGATCGACAAAATGAAATTAGGATTTTTGAGTTTATGTCTAAGCAAGGACAAGGTCCAAGATTGCTTGGTCGATTTCAGAATGGTCGTATTGAGGAGTTTATTCGAGCTCgg ACACTATCAGCTCCTGATCTGCGTGATCCAGAGATATCTTCCTTGATAGCTGCCAAAATGAGAGAATTTCACGAGCTTGATATGCCTGGTCCTAAGACCGTCATCCTTTGGGATAGACTGCA AAATTGGCTTAACGTGGCCAAAGGTCTGGCTTCTGCTGAAGAAGCTAAGGACTTTCGGTTGGACCTTCTACAAGACGAGATCCAATCGTTGGAAAAGAATCTTGCTGGCAATAATCTAAGCACGGGATGCTGCCACAATGACTTGCAGTATGGGAACATAATGATGGATGAAGAGACAAGATCAATAACCTTTATT GACTATGAATATGCTGGTTACAACCATGTTGCATTTGATATAGCTAATCATTTTTGTGAAATGGTTGCTGATTACCATACAGAAACACCTCATATTATGGACTTCAGCAAGTATCCTG GCTTGGAGGAGcgaaaaagatttttaagtgCATATCTAAGTAGTTCAG GTAGCTCTCCCAGTGAACAGGAGCTGGAGAAATTAGCTCAAGAAGTGGAGAAGTATACTCTAGCCACTCATCTTTTTTGGGGTCTATGGGGAATAATATCG CATCATGTCAATAAGATAGACTTTGATTACTTGGAGTATGCTAGGCAGAGGTTTAAGCCATATTGGTCAAAGAAACCTGAGCTATTGGGATCTTCAGGTTCCAAGAGAG GTTAA